Proteins from one Rosa chinensis cultivar Old Blush chromosome 7, RchiOBHm-V2, whole genome shotgun sequence genomic window:
- the LOC112175578 gene encoding bifunctional epoxide hydrolase 2, giving the protein MEKIEHKYVEVGGLKLHVAEIGSGPKVVVFLHGFPEIWYSWRHQMIAMANNGYRAIAYDCRGYGLSELPAEPEKATFKDLVDEVVGVLDALAIDKAFLVAKDFGSITEYLVAAVYPERVAGVISLGIPFMLPGPTVVQNHLLPEGFYISRWQEPGRAEADFGRFDVKSVVRNIYILFSRSEVPIAAKDQEIMDLFDPAIPLPPGFSEEDLSVYASLYEKSGFRFPLRVPYRSLTVDCGYTDPKVSAPTLLIQGEKDYLLNFPGTEDYIRSGVMKHVVPDLDITFIAEGGHFVQEQLPEKINELILTFLSKHGI; this is encoded by the exons ATGGAAAAGATTGAGCATAAGTATGTGGAGGTAGGAGGACTAAAGCTTCATGTAGCTGAAATTGGAAGTG GTCCAAAGGTGGTGGTTTTCTTGCATGGATTTCCAGAAATATGGTACTCATGGAGGCACCAAATGATTGCCATGGCCAACAATGGCTATCGGGCAATTGCCTATGATTGCAGGGGATATGGACTTTCTGAGCTGCCAGCTGAGCCTGAAAAGGCAACTTTCAAGGACCTCGTTGACGAGGTTGTTGGAGTTTTGGATGCTTTGGCAATTGACAAG GCTTTCCTTGTTGCAAAGGATTTTGGATCTATAACTGAATACCTTGTAGCAGCTGTCTATCCCGAGCGGGTAGCTGGTGTTATATCACTAGGCATCCCTTTCATGCTTCCAGGTCCCACTGTTGTCcaaaatcatcttcttcctgaAGGATTCTACATATCAAGGTGGCAG GAGCCAGGGAGGGCGGAAGCAGATTTTGGCCGCTTTGATGTCAAGTCGGTGGTAAGGAACATCTACATTCTCTTCTCCAGAAGTGAGGTTCCAATAGCTGCTAAGGATCAAGAAATCATGGATTTGTTTGATCCAGCTATTCCTCTACCGCCAGGGTTCTCAGAGGAAGATCTTTCAGTCTATGCATCTCTGTATGAGAAGTCTGGATTCCGTTTTCCTTTGAGAGTTCCATATAG GAGTTTAACAGTGGATTGTGGTTATACTGATCCAAAAGTCTCAGCTCCAACACTGCTTATCCAGGGTGAGAAAGACTACCTCTTAAATTTTCCCGGGACTGAGGACTACATACGATCTGGGGTAATGAAACATGTTGTGCCTGATTTGGACATTACCTTCATTGCAGAAGGGGGTCACTTTGTGCAAGAACAACTTCCAGAGAAAATTAATGAGCTAATCCTCACTTTCCTCAGCAAACATGGTATCTGA
- the LOC112175577 gene encoding bifunctional epoxide hydrolase 2 → MEKIEHKYVEVGGLKLHVAEIGSGPKVVLFLHGFPEIWYSWRHQMVAVANNGYRAIAYDCRGYGLSEQPAEPEKATFNDLVEEVLGLLDSLAINKAFLVGKDFGAMPAYIVAALHPDRVAGLISLGVPFMLPGPTAVQNHLLPEGFYVSRWQEPAGRAEADFGRFDVKSVIRNIYILFCGSEVPVAAKDQEIMDLFDPSIPLPPWFSEEDLSVYASLYEKSGFRFPLQIPYKSLAVDCGYTDPKVSAPTLLVMGEKDYILKIPGFGDYIRTGAVKQFVPDLDIKYIAEGNHFVQEQLPEQINQLILTFLGKHGI, encoded by the exons ATGGAAAAGATCGAGCACAAGTATGTGGAAGTAGGAGGACTAAAGCTTCATGTAGCTGAAATTGGAAGTG GTCCAAAGGTGGTGCTTTTCCTGCATGGATTTCCAGAAATATGGTACTCGTGGAGGCACCAAATGGTTGCTGTTGCCAACAATGGCTACCGGGCAATTGCCTATGATTGCAGGGGATATGGACTTTCTGAGCAGCCAGCTGAGCCTGAAAAGGCTACTTTCAATGACCTTGTTGAAGAGGTTCTTGGCCTTTTGGATTCTTTGGCCATTAACAAG GCTTTCCTTGTTGGTAAGGATTTTGGAGCTATGCCTGCATACATAGTAGCTGCTCTCCATCCTGATCGAGTAGCTGGTCTTATATCACTAGGTGTTCCTTTTATGCTACCAGGTCCGACTGCTGTCcaaaatcatcttcttcctgaAGGTTTCTATGTATCAAGGTGGCAG GAGCCAGCTGGGAGGGCAGAAGCAGATTTTGGCCGCTTTGATGTTAAGTCAGTGATAAGGAACATCTACATTCTCTTCTGTGGAAGTGAGGTTCCAGTAGCTGCTAAGGATCAAGAGATCATGGATTTGTTTGATCCATCTATTCCTCTACCACCATGGTTCTCTGAAGAAGATCTTTCAGTCTATGCATCTCTTTATGAGAAGTCTGGATTCCGTTTTCCATTGCAAATTCCATACAA GAGTTTAGCAGTGGACTGCGGTTATACTGATCCAAAAGTCTCTGCTCCAACACTGCTTGTCATGGGTGAGAAAGACTACATCTTAAAGATTCCGGGGTTTGGAGATTACATACGAACTGGGGCAGTGAAGCAATTTGTGCCTGATTTGGACATTAAATACATTGCAGAAGGGAATCATTTCGTGCAAGAACAACTTCCAGAGCAAATTAATCAGCTAATTCTCacttttcttggaaaacatgGGATCTGA